From a region of the Helicobacter hepaticus ATCC 51449 genome:
- a CDS encoding DNA-directed RNA polymerase subunit alpha — MNMIKIEPYIPTDISIEEISTNRIRISAYPFESGYAITLAHPIRRLLLSSSVGYAPTALRIQGVTHEFDSIRGIVEDVSHFITNLKNIRFLIKDTESDNVQLHYEFKGPMVLSANELVNDMVGIVNPEAYLATINENASLSFSLIVQKGIGYVPSESIRGKISEDYIPLDAYFTPVKKAVYEIENVLVEDNPNYEKIVFDIETDGQIEPITAFKEAIAIMHKQMSIFGVDLSTASSGTRNISEDSGELKTLMIKIDTLNLSARCFNCLDRSGLKYVGELVIMSENELKNIKNMGKKSYDEIADKLEELGYPVGGEIADDILPLLNRKLAKLKSN, encoded by the coding sequence ATGAATATGATTAAAATTGAGCCTTATATCCCTACTGATATAAGCATTGAGGAAATTTCAACCAATAGAATCAGAATTAGTGCTTATCCTTTTGAATCAGGTTATGCTATTACTCTTGCCCACCCTATTCGCCGATTACTTCTCTCAAGTTCTGTGGGGTATGCCCCTACGGCATTGAGGATTCAGGGTGTAACACACGAGTTTGATTCAATTAGAGGTATTGTAGAAGATGTGTCACATTTTATTACTAACCTCAAGAATATTCGCTTTCTTATTAAGGACACGGAGAGTGATAATGTGCAGCTTCACTATGAATTTAAAGGTCCAATGGTTTTGAGTGCAAATGAGCTCGTTAATGATATGGTGGGGATTGTCAATCCCGAAGCGTATTTAGCAACAATTAATGAGAATGCCTCTTTGAGTTTTTCTCTTATCGTGCAAAAGGGTATTGGATATGTGCCAAGTGAAAGCATACGTGGTAAAATTTCAGAGGATTATATCCCGCTTGATGCGTATTTTACGCCTGTAAAAAAAGCAGTGTATGAAATTGAAAATGTGCTCGTTGAAGACAATCCAAATTATGAAAAAATTGTGTTTGATATTGAGACAGATGGGCAAATTGAACCTATAACAGCTTTTAAAGAAGCCATAGCCATAATGCACAAACAAATGAGTATTTTTGGTGTGGATTTGAGCACTGCTTCTAGCGGCACAAGAAATATTTCTGAAGATTCTGGAGAACTTAAAACTTTGATGATTAAAATAGACACACTCAATTTAAGTGCGCGTTGTTTTAATTGTCTTGATAGGTCTGGTTTAAAATATGTTGGTGAGCTTGTGATTATGAGTGAGAATGAGCTTAAAAATATCAAAAATATGGGTAAAAAATCTTATGATGAGATTGCAGATAAGCTTGAGGAGCTAGGATACCCTGTTGGTGGGGAAATTGCCGATGATATCTTGCCATTACTCAATCGTAAGTTAGCCAAACTTAAAAGTAATTAA
- a CDS encoding peptidoglycan D,D-transpeptidase FtsI family protein: MAYYAKKTGVIISVFFLILLCFIIFLSIVYVKIVTPRKLPAVTATKSDTSVRGSLYTSDGFEVAYSDKLYKASVNTQSIDPDKKELFITLFSIYSGIPKDEISKKLAQKGYVVLSYTLNSAVATNLKNLNLILIRYDVFREYEDKRGRVIQKMGLSIEVSGNNRNYVYKNILEPLIGYTRKFESQNITRVDGVKGVEKYYNDILSPKQDGNITGKRDVGFNVIANKSAHIQSRQDGFDVTLSIPLSLQRKIEFELDEAKKRYKVREIIAGVMDSKTGKILALATSNRFDPKNIQQKDYPHLNLNAIEYSYEPGSTIKPIIYAILLQKGMVSPNDMIELDNGYYKLKSYTIRDTHPLKSASAEDVIVRSSNIGMVKISKDLKPNEYHIALHAFGFGELSGIDLPYEKTGLVPSPKTFNNEVYRASVSYGYGMRATFIQLLRSYAIFSNGGYLITPRVSEYVTSPSGEKYIPKRLEPIAIISPQTTQQVYHTLIQVVQKVIKIAQVEGIITGGKTGTAKIALNGKYDSKYNGSFFGFAQDESNAYTIGVVAFESDIKDDYYGARTAAPIFKRIVEIMLEDGYLKRIESAPVQPNEAQAM; this comes from the coding sequence GTGGCGTATTATGCGAAAAAAACAGGTGTGATTATATCTGTTTTTTTCTTGATTTTATTATGTTTTATTATTTTTCTTAGCATTGTGTATGTCAAAATAGTAACTCCACGCAAACTTCCTGCAGTAACGGCAACTAAGAGTGATACTTCGGTAAGAGGCAGTCTTTATACAAGTGATGGTTTTGAAGTCGCCTATAGTGATAAACTTTATAAAGCAAGTGTGAATACTCAAAGTATTGACCCAGATAAAAAAGAGCTATTTATCACACTTTTTTCCATATATAGCGGTATTCCTAAAGATGAGATTAGCAAAAAATTAGCCCAAAAGGGTTATGTGGTGCTTTCTTATACTCTTAATTCCGCTGTGGCGACAAATTTAAAGAATCTCAATCTTATCCTTATCCGTTATGACGTATTTCGTGAGTATGAAGATAAAAGAGGACGCGTGATACAAAAAATGGGACTTAGCATTGAAGTGAGCGGCAATAATAGAAATTATGTATATAAAAATATCCTTGAGCCGCTCATAGGCTATACGCGTAAATTTGAGAGCCAAAATATCACACGTGTTGATGGTGTCAAGGGAGTAGAAAAATATTATAATGATATACTTTCTCCTAAGCAAGATGGCAATATCACGGGCAAACGCGATGTGGGCTTTAACGTCATTGCCAATAAATCAGCGCATATTCAAAGTAGGCAAGATGGTTTTGATGTTACGCTAAGTATTCCTTTAAGTTTGCAGCGTAAAATAGAGTTTGAACTTGATGAGGCAAAAAAACGTTATAAGGTGCGTGAGATTATTGCTGGAGTAATGGATTCTAAAACAGGTAAGATTCTTGCTCTTGCGACTTCAAATCGCTTTGACCCAAAGAATATTCAACAAAAAGATTATCCACATCTTAATCTCAATGCCATTGAATATTCTTATGAACCAGGCAGCACGATTAAACCTATCATCTATGCCATTTTGTTGCAAAAGGGTATGGTAAGCCCAAATGATATGATTGAGCTTGATAATGGTTACTACAAGTTAAAAAGTTATACTATACGCGATACTCATCCTCTCAAAAGCGCAAGTGCTGAAGATGTTATAGTGCGTTCTAGCAATATAGGTATGGTAAAAATCTCTAAAGATTTAAAGCCCAATGAATATCATATCGCACTCCACGCTTTTGGATTCGGGGAATTAAGCGGGATTGACTTGCCTTATGAAAAAACGGGTTTAGTGCCAAGCCCTAAAACTTTTAACAATGAAGTGTATCGTGCGAGTGTGAGCTATGGATATGGAATGAGAGCGACTTTTATACAGCTTTTGCGCTCTTATGCAATTTTTAGCAATGGTGGATACTTGATAACACCTCGTGTAAGCGAATATGTAACTTCTCCGAGTGGAGAAAAGTATATCCCTAAGCGACTTGAACCAATCGCTATTATTTCTCCACAAACAACGCAGCAAGTCTATCATACGCTTATTCAAGTTGTGCAAAAGGTTATTAAAATAGCCCAAGTAGAAGGTATTATTACTGGGGGTAAAACAGGCACGGCTAAAATCGCTCTTAATGGGAAATATGATAGTAAGTATAATGGCTCATTTTTTGGCTTTGCACAAGATGAAAGTAATGCTTATACCATTGGTGTTGTGGCTTTTGAATCTGATATAAAAGATGATTATTATGGCGCACGCACAGCTGCTCCGATTTTTAAACGCATTGTAGAAATTATGCTTGAAGATGGTTATCTCAAACGTATAGAATCTGCTCCTGTGCAGCCTAATGAAGCCCAAGCAATGTAA
- the fliE gene encoding flagellar hook-basal body complex protein FliE: MSNKFGVITNDIQPIGTNNKNVENIKNRQDGLDFIKTLKDSIQDVNTEQQTSEKALADIASGQVKDLHQAAIAINRAENSMKVMLEVRNKAINAYKEILRTQI, translated from the coding sequence ATGTCTAATAAATTTGGTGTGATTACAAACGATATTCAACCTATTGGCACGAACAATAAGAATGTAGAAAATATAAAAAATCGGCAAGATGGACTTGATTTTATTAAAACTCTTAAAGATTCTATTCAAGATGTCAATACAGAGCAACAAACTTCAGAAAAAGCTCTTGCAGATATAGCAAGTGGGCAAGTGAAAGATTTGCATCAAGCAGCAATTGCGATTAATCGTGCAGAAAATAGTATGAAAGTAATGCTTGAAGTGAGAAACAAAGCAATTAATGCTTATAAAGAGATTTTAAGAACTCAAATTTAA
- a CDS encoding PoNe immunity protein domain-containing protein — translation MKTLEDLKAMSQEQKEKLKSKLFSAVRNNNLDSVSEFFKVYPVKETFYEKCFEYNESFLDPVELLACAGNSSSKNFAMLELLEKCGLRADYEYRGDNALLAYIDLEGKKRESVIEYFLNKGAKWEVYGRNGETKLHFWAKMNEAPNLEFALKYGANPNVKNIPPTLSDGWDLGGKNIGATPLMYAGNSTFAREAPMGASIQLLLKYGAEVNAVGYMEKSHKVERNGKRILEGRGEYSEPQSVLDYCDVAQNEELLKAAGARSWEQLIKEYNIDTTLTVPEQVRIYYERLEDKSYQKTPIEIDDEKPKTPKTLRDIHKDEEYFDRYIRAEEKFLKKYNESHNIYSENFCIATAMYSRGDDIESIKQVFVKSLNEWKNNFDISDYTTNTEKLAVMILCDMNTSWVLEQLNVNEREKEDTYYDDWLLHFLASKGAEKDFSKMAQSLKKYDTLKLFIETKESDYFKTYLKQWYSKSRGDAWWGDHKYPDERLVYSGYWNYEGAAVLKILGVDKEEFKGYKYFPYDLI, via the coding sequence ATGAAAACACTAGAGGATCTCAAGGCGATGAGTCAAGAACAAAAAGAAAAATTAAAATCTAAGTTGTTTAGTGCGGTGAGAAACAATAATTTGGATAGCGTGAGTGAGTTTTTCAAGGTTTATCCTGTGAAAGAAACTTTCTATGAAAAGTGCTTCGAGTATAATGAATCTTTCCTCGATCCTGTGGAACTTTTAGCTTGTGCGGGAAATAGCTCTAGTAAAAATTTTGCAATGCTTGAACTCCTTGAAAAGTGCGGACTAAGGGCAGATTATGAATATCGTGGTGATAATGCGCTTCTTGCGTATATTGACCTTGAGGGGAAAAAGAGAGAATCTGTGATTGAATACTTTTTAAACAAGGGCGCGAAGTGGGAAGTCTATGGCAGGAATGGTGAGACAAAATTGCATTTTTGGGCGAAGATGAATGAGGCACCTAATCTTGAATTTGCCCTCAAATATGGTGCGAATCCAAATGTGAAAAATATCCCGCCAACTCTAAGCGATGGCTGGGATTTGGGTGGTAAAAATATCGGAGCTACGCCTTTGATGTATGCTGGAAATTCTACATTCGCCCGTGAAGCACCAATGGGAGCTAGCATACAGCTGCTACTCAAGTATGGGGCGGAGGTCAATGCGGTGGGCTATATGGAAAAAAGCCACAAAGTTGAAAGGAATGGTAAAAGGATACTTGAAGGTAGAGGTGAGTATAGTGAGCCTCAATCTGTGCTGGATTATTGTGATGTGGCACAGAATGAGGAACTTTTAAAAGCAGCAGGTGCGCGGAGCTGGGAACAGCTTATCAAGGAATATAATATCGATACGACTCTTACTGTGCCTGAACAGGTGAGAATCTACTATGAGCGTTTGGAGGATAAGAGCTATCAAAAAACGCCCATAGAGATTGACGATGAAAAGCCAAAAACGCCAAAAACACTAAGAGATATTCACAAAGATGAGGAATATTTTGATAGGTATATTAGGGCGGAAGAGAAGTTTTTGAAAAAATACAATGAGAGCCATAATATTTACAGCGAAAACTTTTGCATAGCAACGGCAATGTATTCTAGGGGTGATGATATAGAATCTATAAAGCAAGTCTTTGTAAAAAGTCTCAATGAATGGAAAAATAATTTTGATATAAGTGATTACACTACAAATACTGAAAAACTTGCTGTGATGATTCTGTGCGATATGAATACTTCTTGGGTATTAGAGCAGCTTAATGTGAACGAGAGGGAAAAGGAGGACACATATTATGATGATTGGTTGCTTCATTTTCTAGCGAGTAAGGGAGCGGAAAAGGACTTTTCAAAAATGGCGCAAAGTCTCAAAAAATACGATACGCTTAAGCTTTTTATTGAAACCAAAGAGAGCGATTATTTTAAAACCTATCTTAAGCAATGGTATAGCAAAAGCAGAGGTGATGCTTGGTGGGGAGATCATAAATATCCTGACGAGAGATTAGTTTATAGTGGATATTGGAATTATGAAGGAGCAGCTGTTTTAAAAATCTTAGGTGTAGATAAAGAAGAATTTAAAGGCTATAAATATTTCCCGTATGATTTGATATAG
- the rplQ gene encoding 50S ribosomal protein L17 — protein sequence MRHRHGYRKLGRTSAHRKALLKNLAIALIEYGKIEIGVFKAKELQSYIEKLITAARSGDLNAHRYVFAYLQNKSATKKLITEIAPKYASRNGGYTRIQRTRLRRGDASQMAIIELV from the coding sequence ATGAGACATAGACACGGATATAGGAAATTAGGACGGACTTCAGCTCATCGCAAGGCATTGCTTAAGAATCTTGCTATTGCACTTATTGAATATGGTAAGATTGAAATAGGGGTATTTAAGGCAAAAGAATTACAAAGCTATATTGAAAAGCTTATTACAGCAGCGCGTAGCGGAGATTTAAATGCACACCGCTATGTTTTTGCATATTTACAAAATAAATCTGCTACAAAGAAGCTCATTACAGAAATAGCTCCTAAATATGCCTCTCGCAATGGTGGATACACAAGAATCCAACGCACACGCTTACGCAGAGGAGATGCTTCACAAATGGCAATTATTGAGCTTGTATAA
- the trpA gene encoding tryptophan synthase subunit alpha, with protein sequence MSAQPKPQLMGHIIAGYPSFESSLYAALGICQAGASYLEVQFPFSDPNADGRVIEEACNKSIAQGFKVAQGFKLLHTLSQHINQDNKQPTRLIIMTYANLIFHYGIEAFIKEAKKCGVWGIIAPDLPIESDESLRILAKKHHIRIISLIAPKVSISRIKKIAKISDEIVYVVARAGITGEKTHIDKALFEWIRLIQKHCKKPIALGFGINSYEQVAALKDKVDIIVAGSYFVRFISELSTQSQLSPQDYMHKLQAHAQMLMGWDINE encoded by the coding sequence TTGAGCGCACAACCAAAGCCACAGCTTATGGGACATATCATTGCAGGTTATCCAAGCTTTGAATCAAGCTTATATGCGGCACTTGGTATTTGCCAAGCCGGAGCGAGTTATCTTGAAGTGCAGTTTCCATTTTCTGACCCAAACGCCGATGGAAGAGTTATTGAAGAGGCGTGCAATAAAAGCATAGCGCAAGGATTCAAAGTTGCTCAAGGTTTTAAGCTACTCCACACGCTCTCCCAACACATAAACCAAGACAACAAGCAGCCCACACGACTTATTATTATGACTTATGCTAATCTTATTTTTCATTATGGCATTGAAGCATTCATCAAAGAAGCTAAAAAATGCGGTGTATGGGGTATAATCGCACCTGATTTACCTATAGAATCTGATGAATCTCTCCGCATTTTAGCCAAAAAACATCATATCCGCATTATCTCTCTTATTGCTCCAAAAGTAAGCATATCACGGATTAAAAAAATTGCAAAAATCAGCGATGAAATCGTATATGTCGTGGCACGTGCTGGGATTACTGGGGAAAAAACACATATTGATAAAGCACTTTTTGAGTGGATAAGGCTTATTCAAAAGCACTGCAAAAAACCTATTGCACTTGGCTTTGGGATAAATTCCTACGAACAAGTAGCAGCACTAAAAGATAAAGTAGATATTATTGTGGCAGGAAGTTATTTTGTGCGATTTATTAGCGAGCTTAGCACACAATCTCAACTTAGCCCACAAGATTATATGCACAAACTTCAAGCACACGCACAAATGCTAATGGGTTGGGATATAAATGAGTAA
- the flgB gene encoding flagellar basal body rod protein FlgB, producing MAIADISKVYPIVHKALDYRSIRQDMIASNLANVDTPFYRPKDVNFEQYLSRENKKIFGTAPRSYKLELAKTSSKHLDTRRIDKDTATMFWRDGHLAKNDGNSVDLDVETSEMGKNSTMYQALTSALKRHKGIFAYAMDSGRNI from the coding sequence ATGGCTATTGCAGATATTTCAAAGGTTTATCCTATCGTCCATAAGGCGCTTGATTATCGTTCAATCCGTCAGGATATGATTGCGTCAAATCTTGCTAATGTTGATACGCCTTTTTATCGTCCTAAAGATGTCAATTTTGAACAATATTTATCGCGAGAAAATAAAAAAATATTTGGCACTGCGCCTAGAAGCTATAAGCTTGAGCTTGCGAAAACTTCAAGCAAACACCTTGATACAAGACGCATAGATAAGGACACTGCTACAATGTTTTGGCGTGATGGACATTTGGCAAAAAATGACGGCAATAGCGTAGATTTAGACGTAGAAACAAGCGAAATGGGCAAAAATAGCACAATGTATCAAGCTCTCACAAGTGCTTTGAAGAGGCATAAGGGTATTTTTGCTTATGCTATGGATTCAGGTAGAAATATCTAA
- the flgC gene encoding flagellar basal body rod protein FlgC, with amino-acid sequence MFLSSFDISGYGLSAQRVRINTISSNIANANTTRTDEGGPYRRREVIFRAFDFNKVLNEKLGKNNQQLRYEDPLNEGDLGKEPKPAIMSVYIPKIVRDDREPLMKYDPSHPDANSEGYVAYPNVNPVVEMADLIEATRAYQANVAAFQSAKNMASNAITMFQA; translated from the coding sequence ATGTTTCTCTCAAGTTTTGATATTAGCGGTTATGGGCTTTCAGCGCAAAGAGTGCGTATTAATACGATTTCATCAAATATTGCCAATGCAAACACTACACGCACCGATGAGGGTGGTCCATATCGCAGAAGAGAAGTGATATTTCGTGCATTTGATTTTAATAAAGTATTAAATGAAAAATTGGGCAAAAATAACCAGCAATTACGATATGAAGACCCATTAAATGAAGGCGATTTGGGAAAAGAACCAAAACCTGCTATAATGAGCGTTTATATTCCAAAAATCGTGCGTGATGACAGGGAGCCGCTTATGAAATATGACCCAAGCCACCCAGATGCGAATTCTGAAGGTTATGTCGCTTATCCTAATGTTAATCCCGTTGTTGAAATGGCCGATTTAATAGAAGCAACTCGTGCATATCAAGCAAATGTTGCAGCATTTCAAAGTGCAAAGAATATGGCGAGCAATGCAATTACAATGTTTCAAGCATAG
- a CDS encoding DUF2339 domain-containing protein produces the protein MTLLILLTILFLILLVCGSIAGLIAYFSTKKLQEHLITLNAQITTLKAALKQAQQGETSLKQSTDKNIISQSLSHHTPQTHILQEAAAYTHSQSTTKIPKDTLKPTQILQSQSLKKKDFFDFEWLFTQRVMVFLAGIFFIFAAFFLIRYSLEHNLLTPAVRISLCIGFGIILFVSGISLHYLQHHSIFYRIYNLALHHLRRIANIQPQPLKTSTSYFSLPHLTLQIIAQTLVGSSLVVLFFSFYGGFKIYGFFGDFFTLITLSLIALIGLGLSVRFGVIIGIFGLLGGFATPILLSSGYYNAPFLFGYLGIFYIISMYCVLRYAQSKPQLIYLIVLANILMALFSLHFIIFYTMSKSDLFIAFLLCVGMFLSNILLLAKFHTLRESPVYNNFIAFSILSPVCFVVCLFGWDDMAITFSFVEYAFLAVLCVLTLLIPCMLKNLSSFVLHTPLIATFLSVVALLLKLDNAPFLPFCIIFMSFISVYLFIFKHKILYLWLQFMVVCGFSIMMDIHNKDVLYVYSVWFAMIIFAYSYIYKHINTEWAKAKSLDYLLLFYSILCVIGALNLSNMPFVIWVSSGLILAYLGGQILKRNIAYFEYIFITLGILANVFSKEGLFYIDIDSVSIYSPNPNIFITLSALFGKTMHYHFSTLLLSLGSCAILLFILKNKSYAFHTYVNIILLSICCISAILIVQDLCSIHLFGHHLISYPLSTLCIGFLALIMGKYLSAINTLSIKAQQAYIFIVGFLCVKFYYDVVILGIFAYNPLIMLIPHWNLYDMALLLVGLIGCLLIAWHFQSIFTYFQTQDYMFKKDYKHIISAILYVNYSLIFALGLIVLFFGVAYGFYVYHFLGDLIHIPDSTINWDFWLIFPLQNYAYSVTLVLSGVILLYFYIKKHIKIFRIYSLLLFILATSKVFLLDTSSFGGIAKIVLFIFMGIVFLLLSYIYSRYINKEHA, from the coding sequence ATGACACTTCTTATTCTTTTGACAATCTTATTTCTTATTCTCTTAGTATGTGGGAGTATTGCCGGACTTATAGCATATTTTTCTACAAAAAAACTACAAGAGCATTTAATCACACTCAATGCACAAATTACCACCCTTAAAGCTGCTTTAAAACAAGCTCAACAAGGCGAAACTTCATTAAAACAATCTACAGATAAAAATATCATTTCACAAAGCTTATCTCATCATACTCCACAAACACACATATTACAAGAAGCTGCTGCTTATACGCATTCTCAATCTACTACAAAAATACCAAAAGATACTTTAAAACCCACACAAATACTCCAATCACAATCCCTTAAGAAAAAAGACTTTTTTGATTTTGAATGGCTCTTTACACAAAGGGTAATGGTATTTTTAGCGGGAATTTTCTTTATTTTTGCAGCCTTTTTTCTTATTCGTTATAGCCTCGAACATAATTTGCTCACACCTGCTGTGCGCATAAGCCTTTGTATAGGATTTGGCATTATCCTTTTTGTAAGTGGCATATCTTTACACTATCTCCAACATCATAGCATTTTTTATAGAATCTATAACCTTGCACTCCACCATTTAAGGCGCATTGCTAACATACAACCTCAACCTCTCAAGACCTCTACTTCATATTTTTCTTTGCCGCATTTAACATTGCAAATAATTGCTCAAACACTTGTTGGTTCTTCACTCGTAGTGCTATTTTTTAGTTTTTATGGAGGCTTTAAGATTTATGGCTTTTTTGGTGATTTTTTTACGCTCATAACTTTAAGTCTCATTGCACTTATAGGATTAGGCTTAAGTGTGCGTTTTGGTGTGATTATTGGTATTTTTGGATTACTTGGAGGCTTTGCAACGCCTATTTTGCTCTCAAGTGGATATTATAACGCACCTTTTCTCTTTGGCTATTTAGGAATATTTTATATCATAAGTATGTATTGTGTGCTACGATATGCTCAATCTAAGCCTCAACTTATATACTTAATAGTGCTTGCAAATATCCTTATGGCTCTCTTTAGCTTACACTTTATAATATTTTACACTATGAGCAAGAGTGATTTATTCATAGCATTTTTGCTCTGTGTCGGTATGTTTTTAAGCAATATACTTTTACTTGCAAAATTTCACACCCTTAGAGAATCTCCTGTGTATAATAACTTTATTGCCTTTAGTATTCTCTCTCCTGTATGCTTTGTGGTCTGTCTTTTTGGGTGGGATGATATGGCTATAACTTTTTCTTTTGTAGAATACGCTTTTTTAGCTGTGCTTTGTGTATTGACATTGCTTATCCCTTGTATGCTAAAAAATCTGAGTTCATTTGTGCTCCATACTCCTTTGATAGCGACTTTTCTCTCAGTCGTAGCTCTTTTATTAAAATTAGACAATGCGCCATTTTTGCCCTTTTGTATCATATTTATGAGCTTTATCTCTGTGTATCTCTTCATATTTAAGCATAAGATTCTTTATCTGTGGCTGCAATTTATGGTTGTATGTGGATTTAGCATAATGATGGATATACATAACAAAGATGTATTGTATGTATATAGCGTATGGTTTGCAATGATTATTTTTGCATATAGCTATATTTACAAACATATCAACACAGAATGGGCAAAGGCAAAAAGCCTTGATTATCTTTTGTTGTTTTATAGCATTTTATGTGTTATAGGGGCACTTAATTTAAGTAATATGCCTTTTGTGATATGGGTAAGTAGTGGGCTGATACTTGCATATCTAGGTGGGCAGATTCTCAAACGCAATATTGCATATTTTGAATATATTTTTATCACTCTTGGGATATTAGCAAATGTCTTCTCAAAAGAGGGATTGTTTTATATTGATATTGATTCGGTAAGCATTTACTCTCCAAATCCAAATATATTTATTACATTATCCGCCTTATTTGGAAAAACTATGCACTATCATTTTAGCACTCTTTTACTCTCTCTTGGCTCTTGTGCGATTTTGCTTTTTATTTTAAAAAATAAATCTTACGCATTTCACACCTATGTCAATATCATCTTATTGAGCATTTGCTGCATAAGTGCAATTTTAATTGTGCAGGATCTATGCTCTATTCATCTTTTTGGACATCATCTTATCTCATATCCTCTAAGCACATTGTGTATTGGGTTTTTGGCACTTATTATGGGAAAATATTTATCTGCAATTAACACACTAAGCATAAAGGCACAACAGGCTTATATTTTTATAGTAGGCTTTTTATGTGTGAAGTTTTATTATGATGTGGTTATTCTTGGTATATTTGCGTATAATCCACTTATAATGCTTATCCCTCATTGGAATCTTTATGATATGGCTCTTTTACTTGTTGGATTAATAGGTTGCCTTCTTATCGCGTGGCACTTCCAAAGCATATTTACATATTTTCAAACACAAGATTATATGTTTAAAAAAGATTATAAGCACATCATTTCTGCTATCCTTTATGTAAATTATAGCCTTATTTTCGCACTCGGGCTTATAGTGCTATTTTTTGGAGTAGCTTACGGATTCTATGTATATCATTTTTTAGGAGATTTGATACACATACCCGATAGCACAATTAATTGGGATTTTTGGCTTATCTTTCCTTTGCAAAACTACGCTTATTCGGTAACTTTAGTGCTAAGTGGAGTAATACTTTTATACTTCTACATCAAAAAGCATATAAAGATTTTTAGAATCTACTCCCTTCTCTTATTTATCCTTGCTACCTCAAAAGTCTTTTTACTTGATACAAGCTCTTTTGGTGGAATTGCTAAGATTGTGCTTTTTATCTTTATGGGCATTGTTTTTCTCTTACTCTCTTATATCTATTCACGCTATATTAACAAAGAACACGCTTAA